The Armatimonadota bacterium genome has a segment encoding these proteins:
- the hydE gene encoding [FeFe] hydrogenase H-cluster radical SAM maturase HydE: MSLDAIIDKCIGSGDLSRDDIVYLLNLDNKQDVDGILKAADSVRKSCCGDAVQIRALVEFSNICARQCNYCGLRSPNKKVTRYRMSPDEIVDLAAKLGAKGLKTIVLQSGEDPYYTGEIMADIVRRIKSSADMAITLSVGERPYEDYKLWKEAGADRYLLRHEAANRELYKQLHPDSDYDNRMRCIQSLRELGYQVGVGCMVGAPGQTIEHLADDIEFFKKFQPDMIGIGPFISHPQTPYANEPGGTVEMTLKMVALARIVTRNALLPATTAIGSIEEMGREMALEAGADVVMPNYTPLKYRENYEIYPNKRCISEDPEQCHSCMRLRIQAIGRTVSTDHGHSRKNI; this comes from the coding sequence ATGAGTTTGGATGCAATTATAGACAAGTGTATAGGATCCGGAGACTTGTCCAGAGATGATATAGTTTATCTGCTAAACCTGGACAACAAGCAGGATGTCGATGGCATTCTTAAAGCCGCCGATAGTGTCCGCAAGTCGTGCTGTGGTGATGCTGTTCAGATCAGGGCACTGGTGGAGTTTTCAAATATATGCGCGCGTCAATGCAATTATTGCGGGCTTCGCTCACCAAATAAAAAAGTCACCCGGTACAGAATGTCCCCGGATGAGATTGTTGACCTAGCTGCAAAATTAGGTGCCAAGGGGCTGAAAACTATAGTCCTTCAATCAGGTGAGGACCCATATTATACCGGTGAGATAATGGCCGATATCGTGCGCCGGATCAAGTCTTCAGCCGATATGGCAATCACTCTGAGTGTTGGCGAGCGGCCTTATGAAGACTATAAACTCTGGAAAGAAGCAGGAGCCGACAGATATCTGCTCAGGCACGAGGCTGCAAATCGAGAGCTGTATAAGCAACTCCATCCGGACAGCGATTATGATAACCGTATGCGATGCATTCAATCACTGCGCGAACTGGGATACCAAGTCGGGGTGGGGTGCATGGTCGGCGCTCCTGGCCAGACTATCGAGCATCTGGCGGATGATATCGAGTTTTTCAAAAAATTCCAACCCGATATGATTGGCATAGGTCCATTCATATCACACCCCCAGACTCCATATGCAAATGAACCCGGCGGGACGGTCGAAATGACTTTGAAAATGGTCGCGCTCGCCAGGATCGTAACTCGTAATGCTCTGCTGCCTGCTACAACTGCTATCGGCTCAATCGAAGAAATGGGCCGCGAGATGGCTCTAGAAGCAGGGGCGGACGTTGTGATGCCAAACTACACTCCTCTCAAATACCGCGAGAATTATGAAATATACCCCAACAAGCGCTGTATATCCGAAGACCCGGAGCAGTGCCACTCCTGCATGCGTCTGAGAATCCAGGCTATAGGGCGCACCGTTTCCACTGATCACGGCCACTCACGCAAAAATATCTGA
- a CDS encoding prepilin-type N-terminal cleavage/methylation domain-containing protein, giving the protein MRATSKERLLNMKRRGFTLIELLVVIAIIAILAAILFPVITNAKEKGRQAQCCSNMKQLVVGVRMYCDDNNGYMPFCFPNEHDWAGATVCAQPSQWHVDQSPVFQYVRNARIFKCPSDSRTNYPLSYSMNPSIASLYGSTRRKLEPATAGRASRIVMLVQEKSNNDSYCSWWDPDHSDDFSKVHLDGTNVGWVDGHVKFETEKYLNSEKAKGLASNADCIWKANPGY; this is encoded by the coding sequence ATGCGGGCAACTAGTAAAGAAAGGTTGCTTAATATGAAAAGAAGAGGGTTTACATTAATTGAGTTGCTGGTGGTAATTGCCATTATTGCAATACTTGCCGCGATTCTGTTTCCGGTCATCACTAATGCAAAAGAAAAAGGTAGACAGGCACAGTGCTGCAGCAATATGAAGCAGTTGGTAGTAGGTGTGCGTATGTATTGCGATGACAACAATGGCTACATGCCGTTCTGCTTTCCGAATGAGCATGACTGGGCAGGAGCAACTGTGTGTGCCCAACCAAGCCAGTGGCACGTAGACCAGTCGCCTGTATTCCAATACGTTAGGAATGCTCGCATTTTTAAGTGTCCATCGGATTCTAGAACAAATTATCCGCTGTCCTATTCTATGAATCCTTCAATTGCGAGTCTTTATGGTAGTACACGCAGAAAACTCGAGCCGGCTACGGCAGGTCGTGCTTCAAGGATTGTCATGTTGGTTCAGGAAAAGAGTAATAATGACAGCTACTGCTCATGGTGGGATCCCGATCACTCTGATGATTTCAGCAAAGTTCATCTTGATGGAACAAATGTTGGCTGGGTAGATGGTCATGTGAAATTTGAAACCGAAAAATACTTGAATTCGGAAAAAGCAAAGGGCTTGGCTAGTAATGCGGATTGTATTTGGAAAGCTAATCCAGGTTATTAG
- the flgB gene encoding flagellar basal body rod protein FlgB, producing MSSEFFSDIASTVLSKSLDASAARQKTIANNIANVETPGYKRSYVDFETELKRVMDLKDGHDQRKSLRELEPVRRTDVVSPAKPDGNNVNIDGEIADLAKTQGTYRAATTLLEDKIALLRTAIKEGK from the coding sequence TTGTCATCAGAGTTCTTTTCAGATATTGCGTCAACAGTGCTTTCAAAGTCACTCGACGCCTCGGCTGCTCGGCAAAAGACAATTGCAAATAACATTGCAAATGTCGAAACACCGGGTTATAAGCGCAGCTACGTAGATTTTGAGACCGAGCTTAAGAGGGTTATGGACCTCAAAGATGGTCACGATCAGCGAAAGAGCCTGCGTGAACTTGAACCGGTCCGCCGCACAGACGTTGTGAGTCCCGCGAAACCGGACGGCAATAACGTCAACATCGACGGTGAAATTGCCGATCTGGCGAAAACTCAGGGCACCTACAGAGCTGCAACTACCTTACTTGAAGATAAAATTGCACTTCTACGCACTGCAATAAAGGAGGGCAAGTAA
- the flgC gene encoding flagellar basal body rod protein FlgC, with translation MGHNSAFDISASGIFAQRTRMDAIANNIANADSTRTEEGGPYRRQTVTFKAVYDDAVGNQVVPSGVKVDSVQESPTDYRTVYDPGHPDADANGYVRMPNVNVVEEMVDMISATRAYEANVTALNAAKQMTSSAIDIGKA, from the coding sequence ATGGGACATAATTCCGCATTTGATATAAGCGCATCGGGGATATTTGCCCAGCGTACACGAATGGACGCCATTGCAAACAATATCGCTAACGCAGATTCAACACGAACTGAAGAGGGTGGGCCATATCGCAGACAGACGGTTACATTTAAGGCTGTCTATGACGATGCTGTGGGCAACCAAGTAGTTCCGTCTGGTGTGAAAGTTGACAGCGTTCAGGAGAGTCCGACCGACTATCGCACAGTATATGACCCCGGACATCCTGATGCTGACGCAAACGGATATGTGCGTATGCCTAATGTGAATGTAGTGGAAGAGATGGTTGATATGATATCTGCCACACGCGCATATGAGGCCAACGTGACAGCCCTGAATGCCGCAAAGCAGATGACATCATCGGCGATAGATATCGGAAAGGCCTAG
- the fliE gene encoding flagellar hook-basal body complex protein FliE, translating into MRISPVNFPGPISPLTSVNSPSANSTVNGSDNGSFSKALNVSIDELDDAQDKNDTSVSELVKKGVKEVNNLQSQADDLAEKLASGDIENVHEAMIAMQKAKLAFEFTVQVRNKVIDAYQEIMRMQV; encoded by the coding sequence ATGAGAATCTCACCAGTCAATTTTCCCGGGCCGATCAGTCCGCTAACCAGTGTGAATTCCCCATCGGCAAATTCTACGGTTAACGGTTCAGACAATGGCAGTTTTAGCAAGGCATTGAATGTCAGTATCGATGAGCTCGATGATGCGCAGGACAAGAACGACACCTCAGTGTCAGAACTTGTCAAAAAGGGTGTCAAGGAAGTCAATAACCTGCAAAGCCAGGCAGATGATTTGGCAGAGAAGCTGGCGTCAGGAGATATCGAAAATGTCCATGAGGCAATGATCGCGATGCAAAAGGCCAAACTGGCATTCGAGTTTACAGTGCAGGTAAGAAACAAGGTCATTGATGCCTACCAAGAGATTATGAGGATGCAAGTCTAG
- the fliF gene encoding flagellar basal-body MS-ring/collar protein FliF, whose translation MDQITKFGPLAALAKMWSELTVTQRVVVTAFGVLAIALMLFVGIAATKPRMSVLFSSLAQEDAGAIVQKLEEQKISYKLSGDGTTIEVPENKVYDLRLQLATQGLPQGGNVGFELFDKTNFGMTEFTEKVTYQRAVTGTLTRTLCHLAPVMDAKVLLSMPEQKIYSSEQEPAKASVVLKLRRGMPLSDEQVGGVVHLVSSAVEGLTPTNVTVLDTDGNVLSEGAGAGGSGLMTASQTKMKRQYESELSQNLQSMLAKIVGADKAVVRVSADMSFDQTQTKSEEYDPATPAQGANGEAKGVLLSEDKTSETYAGGVLPPGGVPVTNASGSAKDSYRRTQSTAQYQVTKRIQETVNAPGKLQRLSVAVLVDDKVEPVKVEAIREAVIAASGIDAKRGDQVTVQRVGFDTASAKAVDAEMAKESRAELIQTIVKNAGAALLLIVFLVFLRMIIKQIKVQVPAAELPVDAAQEPGLDAGSTLVPNPAKLLDTAGNQAFAQTPPLKQPADGFSTDQPQKNTLPPEITQSSPEDLARLVRNWMAES comes from the coding sequence ATGGATCAGATAACAAAATTCGGCCCATTAGCGGCTTTAGCAAAAATGTGGAGCGAGCTCACCGTGACACAGCGCGTTGTTGTCACGGCTTTTGGGGTTTTGGCTATTGCTTTGATGCTCTTTGTCGGCATAGCCGCCACAAAACCGCGGATGTCTGTGCTGTTTTCGAGCCTTGCTCAGGAAGATGCAGGCGCAATAGTTCAAAAGCTTGAAGAGCAAAAGATTTCATATAAGCTCTCTGGCGATGGAACCACTATCGAAGTGCCTGAGAATAAGGTTTACGATCTGCGCCTCCAACTCGCAACCCAGGGACTTCCTCAAGGTGGAAACGTAGGCTTTGAGCTTTTTGATAAGACAAACTTTGGCATGACCGAATTTACCGAGAAAGTGACCTATCAAAGAGCCGTGACGGGAACGCTTACGCGTACTTTGTGCCATCTCGCGCCTGTTATGGATGCCAAGGTCTTGCTGAGTATGCCTGAACAGAAGATATACTCATCCGAGCAGGAACCGGCCAAAGCTTCAGTCGTGCTCAAGCTCCGCAGAGGAATGCCGCTGAGTGACGAGCAGGTGGGGGGAGTCGTGCATCTCGTTTCATCTGCGGTTGAAGGCTTGACTCCGACCAATGTCACTGTGCTCGACACGGACGGCAATGTGCTTTCCGAAGGTGCCGGTGCAGGCGGCAGTGGTCTTATGACGGCAAGCCAGACCAAGATGAAGCGTCAGTATGAGTCCGAATTGTCTCAAAATCTGCAGAGTATGCTCGCGAAGATAGTAGGTGCAGACAAGGCGGTTGTCAGAGTAAGCGCAGATATGAGTTTTGACCAGACTCAGACCAAATCGGAAGAGTATGATCCTGCCACACCCGCACAAGGTGCAAATGGGGAAGCGAAGGGTGTGCTCTTGTCTGAGGACAAGACCAGTGAGACATATGCCGGCGGTGTGTTGCCTCCGGGCGGTGTGCCTGTCACGAATGCCTCCGGCTCAGCAAAGGACAGTTATCGACGGACACAGTCTACAGCGCAATATCAGGTTACAAAGCGAATTCAAGAAACCGTGAATGCGCCGGGCAAGCTGCAAAGGCTGTCGGTTGCCGTGCTTGTTGATGACAAGGTTGAGCCTGTCAAGGTCGAGGCCATTAGGGAGGCTGTAATTGCAGCTTCAGGTATTGATGCAAAACGTGGTGACCAGGTTACGGTTCAGAGGGTAGGATTTGACACGGCATCGGCAAAAGCGGTCGATGCTGAGATGGCAAAGGAGTCGAGAGCCGAGCTAATTCAGACAATTGTCAAGAATGCCGGCGCAGCCCTGCTTCTGATAGTGTTCCTGGTGTTCTTGAGAATGATAATCAAGCAGATAAAGGTCCAAGTGCCGGCAGCAGAGTTGCCGGTGGATGCAGCGCAAGAACCAGGTCTTGATGCTGGTTCCACTCTTGTGCCAAATCCCGCAAAATTATTAGATACGGCTGGCAATCAGGCGTTTGCACAGACGCCGCCGTTGAAGCAGCCAGCAGATGGATTTAGCACTGATCAGCCACAGAAAAACACACTGCCGCCGGAGATAACGCAGTCAAGCCCTGAAGACCTGGCCAGACTGGTCAGAAACTGGATGGCAGAGTCGTAA
- a CDS encoding FliG C-terminal domain-containing protein — translation MALKTHDLTGIDKASVLLMSLGASRSAKVFEHLDASERELLGAHIAGLRHVDDVIRQVVFEEVSCYIKSGHQAEIEKDAVGSDEPLKWLEKLDPCDVALLLGSERPQNVALVLAHLAPQAAALVLSNLGEGLRNQATSRLIGMRPPSREVVEAVDEAMRKRFAGTSGRAQTAARETLLGLLGNAKERVRESIVGVVSKPEPKGMFVGNDDFASPEALVSFTDSEVRKFISEIDREDLYLALRVASDDLKSVIVRNAPEDLALTIHRELVSPLQARLREIEFAQERFVNVMQRIKNETGSDLSVSSLEVSVD, via the coding sequence ATGGCACTCAAAACGCATGATTTAACAGGTATTGATAAAGCTTCCGTGCTGTTGATGTCGCTTGGAGCATCAAGATCAGCTAAGGTGTTTGAGCATCTGGACGCATCTGAACGTGAGTTGCTGGGTGCGCACATCGCCGGGCTTCGACATGTTGATGATGTAATTCGGCAGGTGGTTTTTGAAGAGGTGAGTTGTTACATAAAGAGCGGGCATCAGGCTGAAATCGAAAAAGATGCTGTAGGTTCGGACGAACCACTGAAGTGGCTGGAGAAACTCGATCCTTGCGATGTTGCTTTATTGCTTGGGTCAGAAAGACCGCAAAATGTAGCGCTTGTGTTGGCGCATCTGGCTCCTCAAGCGGCGGCATTAGTGCTTTCAAATCTCGGCGAAGGTCTGCGAAATCAAGCGACCAGCCGGTTGATAGGCATGAGGCCGCCATCACGTGAGGTTGTTGAGGCAGTAGACGAGGCTATGCGCAAACGGTTTGCCGGAACGTCCGGGCGCGCACAAACAGCAGCCCGCGAGACATTGTTGGGCTTATTGGGAAATGCTAAAGAGCGTGTGAGAGAGTCAATTGTGGGTGTGGTTTCCAAACCTGAGCCAAAAGGGATGTTTGTTGGAAATGACGATTTTGCATCTCCTGAGGCTCTTGTGAGCTTTACGGATTCCGAGGTGCGCAAATTTATATCAGAGATAGACAGAGAAGATTTGTATCTTGCACTGAGGGTTGCCAGTGATGACCTCAAATCGGTGATTGTAAGAAATGCGCCGGAAGACCTGGCCTTGACCATTCACCGTGAACTTGTTTCTCCGCTTCAAGCACGTTTGAGGGAGATTGAGTTTGCGCAGGAGCGCTTTGTCAATGTGATGCAGCGGATAAAGAATGAAACAGGTTCGGACTTGTCGGTTTCATCTCTGGAGGTTTCTGTTGACTAG
- a CDS encoding FliH/SctL family protein, producing MTSVIKYDKNSCVLAGPVKLQHLDIPEPQPGEKIDPVADAIREADAIVCRAQAEAESIREEAQAQGYKIGLSEGNERFQNLMERLESDIQALVEDRQAILGAIEPDVLKLCVASVEKIVRHEIKTDPKVVLRVIKSCLRRLRDTSDVRIRVSVAELEEVRAKRDELLSLADGLKSISIIDDRRVSPGGCVIETSSGDFDATVENQLDRINKKLGETYEDGRGQCPGSD from the coding sequence TTGACTAGCGTTATCAAGTATGACAAGAACTCATGTGTACTTGCTGGGCCGGTGAAATTACAGCATCTGGATATACCTGAGCCTCAACCTGGAGAGAAAATAGATCCTGTTGCAGATGCGATTCGCGAGGCTGACGCAATAGTATGTCGAGCACAAGCTGAAGCAGAATCTATCAGGGAAGAGGCGCAAGCGCAGGGATATAAGATCGGTCTGAGTGAAGGCAATGAGCGCTTTCAGAATCTGATGGAGCGCTTGGAATCGGATATACAGGCGCTGGTCGAAGATAGGCAAGCCATATTGGGTGCCATTGAGCCTGATGTGCTAAAGCTATGCGTCGCATCTGTCGAGAAGATAGTTAGGCATGAAATAAAAACCGATCCTAAAGTCGTGCTTCGAGTAATCAAATCTTGTCTGCGCAGATTAAGAGATACATCTGACGTGCGGATAAGAGTGAGCGTTGCCGAACTCGAAGAAGTAAGAGCAAAACGAGATGAGCTGTTGAGTTTGGCTGATGGCCTGAAATCAATCAGTATTATAGACGACCGTCGAGTATCGCCCGGCGGCTGCGTTATTGAGACTTCATCCGGCGATTTTGACGCAACAGTCGAAAACCAGCTGGACCGGATTAATAAGAAATTGGGAGAGACTTACGAAGATGGCCGTGGCCAATGTCCCGGATCTGACTAA
- the fliI gene encoding flagellar protein export ATPase FliI produces MAVANVPDLTKYSRAIGALDTVQQNGRVSQVIGVLVESCGPTCGVGEICEIHNSRSEPPVLAEVVGFRESRTLLMPFGIVSDIRPGSPVIAMGSSLRVAVGRELLGRVLDGLGRPLDGKGGIVKEAEVTAACQPPHPLSRRRISSPLTFGVRTIDGLLTIGKGQRIGIFAGSGVGKSTLMGMIARNTSADVNVIALIGERGREVRDFLEKDLGEEGLARSIVIVATSDQVPVVRLRGAQVATGIAEYFRDCGLDVLLMMDSVTRVAWAQREIGLASGEPPTTRGYTPSVFATLPQLLERAGTSEKGSITGLYTVLVEGDDMNEPVADTVRGILDGHIVLSRALAAKNHYPAIDVLSSVSRVMPDVTTKEHRKNAGKLRDTLATYKSSEDLINIGAYAHGSNAGIDYALSKIDDANAFLKQAVDEPSDFDTTVATLSRMFGDNEAV; encoded by the coding sequence ATGGCCGTGGCCAATGTCCCGGATCTGACTAAATATAGCCGAGCGATTGGCGCCTTGGATACTGTTCAGCAAAACGGCCGAGTATCACAGGTTATCGGTGTGCTCGTCGAGTCGTGTGGGCCGACATGCGGGGTTGGCGAGATATGTGAGATTCACAATTCTCGCAGCGAACCGCCTGTGCTTGCCGAAGTTGTCGGGTTCAGAGAGTCAAGGACTCTGCTGATGCCTTTTGGAATCGTAAGCGATATTCGGCCCGGAAGCCCCGTGATAGCCATGGGGTCGTCTTTGCGTGTGGCGGTCGGGCGAGAGCTTCTTGGCAGAGTGCTGGATGGTCTTGGTAGGCCGCTGGACGGCAAGGGCGGAATCGTCAAGGAAGCTGAAGTTACGGCCGCATGCCAACCTCCGCATCCGCTCTCACGTCGAAGAATATCGAGCCCGTTGACATTTGGCGTGCGCACTATCGACGGCCTGCTGACTATCGGCAAAGGACAGAGAATTGGAATTTTTGCGGGAAGCGGCGTCGGCAAGAGCACTCTTATGGGCATGATAGCCCGAAATACTTCAGCGGATGTCAACGTTATAGCGCTGATCGGCGAACGAGGCCGTGAAGTGCGCGACTTTCTTGAAAAGGACCTTGGGGAAGAGGGTTTGGCGCGCAGCATTGTGATTGTCGCGACTTCCGACCAGGTTCCGGTCGTGCGTTTGCGAGGCGCACAGGTAGCCACAGGAATCGCTGAGTATTTCAGAGATTGCGGTCTGGACGTTTTGCTGATGATGGATTCAGTTACGCGTGTTGCTTGGGCGCAGCGAGAGATCGGGCTTGCTTCGGGAGAACCTCCGACTACCCGCGGCTATACGCCGTCAGTTTTTGCGACTCTGCCTCAGCTTTTGGAAAGAGCAGGGACATCCGAAAAAGGCTCGATAACCGGATTATATACCGTACTGGTCGAGGGTGACGATATGAACGAACCTGTCGCCGATACTGTCCGAGGTATACTAGACGGCCATATCGTTCTCAGCCGCGCTCTTGCAGCAAAGAATCATTACCCGGCTATAGACGTTCTTTCGAGTGTGAGCCGAGTTATGCCTGATGTGACGACCAAAGAGCACAGAAAAAATGCGGGCAAGCTCAGAGACACATTGGCTACATACAAATCGAGCGAGGATTTGATTAATATAGGCGCTTATGCTCACGGCAGCAATGCAGGTATCGATTACGCTTTGAGCAAGATCGATGACGCTAATGCATTCTTAAAGCAGGCTGTTGATGAGCCTAGCGATTTCGATACAACGGTAGCGACCTTGAGCAGGATGTTTGGAGACAATGAAGCGGTTTAA
- the fliJ gene encoding flagellar export protein FliJ: MKRFKFRLQTLLDRRKSREEQLLAQLGELRREEANELERLNALCCRLDTAWLDVEEALGRNAPAEELCRLDEYAKTTRDDINVQKLTLEAVRERVEAKRKELVNAMQERQVLEALRDKQEHEYLMDIARAEQNELDEMASVRYARGM; the protein is encoded by the coding sequence ATGAAGCGGTTTAAGTTCAGGCTGCAAACACTGCTCGACCGGCGTAAATCGCGTGAAGAGCAACTTCTTGCACAACTGGGTGAGTTGAGGCGTGAAGAGGCCAACGAACTCGAGCGCCTGAATGCTCTTTGTTGTCGATTAGATACGGCATGGCTGGATGTTGAAGAGGCACTGGGTAGAAATGCCCCTGCTGAGGAGCTTTGCCGCCTTGACGAGTATGCGAAGACTACTCGCGACGATATTAATGTTCAGAAGCTGACTCTGGAAGCTGTGCGAGAGAGAGTGGAAGCGAAGCGCAAAGAACTTGTGAACGCAATGCAGGAGCGTCAGGTGCTGGAGGCTCTGCGCGATAAGCAGGAGCACGAATATCTGATGGATATCGCCAGAGCGGAGCAAAATGAGCTTGATGAGATGGCTTCGGTAAGATATGCAAGAGGAATGTAA
- a CDS encoding lytic transglycosylase domain-containing protein produces MLENVTAVMARVEEIKSRFQSARASGEVTIAPHSTASAPSQTQSASQSASVQPYFPSYLVKQAQKVGKNSVCDISSYQNIIDTAASKYGVDPALLKGVIRAESGFRSNAVSSVGAQGLMQLMPSTAKALGCSDPFDPKQNIDAGAKYLKQQINRFGSEELALAAYNAGPGAVAKYGGVPPYRETQNYVHKVLSYRDDYSSQ; encoded by the coding sequence ATGCTGGAAAATGTGACGGCCGTCATGGCACGCGTTGAGGAGATAAAGTCGCGTTTTCAAAGCGCGCGGGCTAGTGGGGAGGTTACTATTGCTCCCCATTCAACTGCGTCTGCGCCATCTCAGACACAATCGGCGTCGCAGTCGGCATCGGTCCAGCCATATTTTCCGAGCTATCTGGTTAAGCAGGCGCAAAAAGTCGGCAAAAACTCAGTCTGCGATATCTCGTCATATCAAAACATAATTGATACAGCCGCATCCAAATATGGTGTCGATCCGGCACTTCTTAAGGGTGTGATCCGAGCTGAAAGCGGGTTTAGGTCAAACGCTGTTTCAAGCGTAGGAGCGCAAGGGTTGATGCAGTTGATGCCGTCAACAGCCAAGGCGCTGGGTTGCTCGGACCCGTTTGATCCTAAGCAAAACATTGATGCGGGGGCGAAGTATCTGAAGCAGCAAATAAATAGGTTCGGCAGTGAGGAGCTAGCTCTTGCGGCCTACAATGCCGGTCCGGGTGCTGTTGCAAAATATGGCGGAGTACCGCCTTACCGCGAGACACAAAACTATGTGCACAAAGTGCTCTCATACCGCGACGATTATTCGTCGCAGTGA
- a CDS encoding flagellar hook-length control protein FliK, whose product MTDAITAIAPQSTGTVNTAGQGSGNTGKDGSLFSDVLSSTIKEDKQVQAKDAKQTESQATEQNDDKQADSQAVELTDGKQADVADAQIAAQLMAVVNAPVQQSIPQTVQKTDVSASDMAITEVAADVKNDSKTTIQTPVSQAEEVLQGPSEALQAIVDGTNAVSGKEADKQPVVDMMGNQANDGTRLVEGAMKNTQTMRVGPDVKMVEVNATSESANTNQSAKTVDTSMKMPDGNQSATDNKVSLDASSQTRIEVTASAEPSREFTIKPQVMSPVSGQAESANTLISDAVSQVASTEKSGVNADTSGSQNNLTALFTGQTLSDTTVKQTTQAQPTQATTNADQPLHTRIIDQIVRDVKLIKLPQQNDLVVKLSPPELGALRVQITQAEQGLTTQIQTSGDQVRGLLQAHLPALNQAFSDAGLKMDSVSVTSGTSFGSLMQDSTNGNAQQQSGSQSRHYSGSQDANGNLAAANMPTLATGGETTTYSWLA is encoded by the coding sequence ATGACAGACGCAATAACTGCAATTGCTCCTCAGAGCACTGGAACGGTGAATACAGCCGGGCAGGGAAGCGGAAACACAGGAAAAGATGGCTCACTGTTTTCCGATGTTCTCAGCAGCACAATCAAGGAAGATAAACAGGTTCAGGCAAAAGATGCCAAGCAAACTGAGAGTCAGGCAACTGAGCAAAATGATGATAAGCAGGCTGATTCACAAGCAGTAGAACTTACTGACGGCAAGCAAGCTGACGTAGCCGATGCGCAGATTGCGGCACAGTTGATGGCTGTTGTTAATGCTCCGGTTCAACAATCGATTCCGCAAACGGTTCAAAAGACTGATGTGAGCGCTTCGGATATGGCAATAACCGAAGTTGCGGCGGATGTTAAGAATGATTCTAAAACGACGATCCAAACTCCGGTATCGCAAGCCGAAGAAGTGTTGCAGGGACCGAGTGAGGCTCTACAAGCGATAGTCGATGGCACAAACGCCGTTTCGGGCAAGGAAGCCGATAAGCAGCCTGTTGTAGATATGATGGGCAATCAGGCCAATGATGGAACTAGGCTTGTCGAAGGTGCGATGAAGAACACACAGACAATGCGTGTTGGTCCGGATGTCAAGATGGTTGAAGTCAATGCGACATCAGAATCTGCAAACACAAATCAGAGCGCGAAAACGGTTGATACATCAATGAAAATGCCGGATGGCAATCAATCAGCCACGGATAACAAGGTTTCTCTCGATGCTTCGTCTCAGACAAGGATCGAAGTGACCGCATCCGCGGAGCCGTCGCGTGAGTTTACTATCAAGCCACAGGTTATGAGTCCCGTGAGCGGCCAAGCTGAATCTGCAAATACTCTGATCAGTGATGCTGTCAGTCAGGTCGCATCAACGGAAAAAAGCGGTGTCAATGCCGATACATCAGGTTCGCAGAACAATCTGACGGCGTTGTTTACAGGTCAGACACTTTCAGATACAACAGTGAAGCAGACCACGCAGGCTCAACCGACGCAGGCCACGACAAATGCCGATCAGCCGTTGCATACACGAATAATCGATCAGATTGTCCGTGATGTTAAGCTGATCAAGCTGCCGCAGCAAAACGATCTGGTGGTCAAGCTCTCGCCGCCTGAACTCGGCGCTCTTCGTGTGCAGATTACTCAGGCCGAGCAGGGACTGACCACGCAAATTCAAACCAGCGGTGATCAGGTACGTGGATTGTTACAGGCTCATTTGCCTGCACTCAATCAAGCTTTCTCAGATGCTGGGCTGAAGATGGACTCGGTGTCGGTAACTTCGGGCACATCATTTGGATCGCTGATGCAGGACTCAACAAATGGCAACGCGCAGCAGCAATCAGGCAGCCAAAGCCGACACTATTCAGGTTCGCAGGATGCAAATGGTAATCTGGCAGCAGCAAATATGCCGACCTTAGCTACAGGTGGTGAAACCACAACATACAGTTGGTTGGCGTAG